aaaGTGATTACAAAACTCATGTATAATTTTTCCCCCTTCACAGACAATGGTAAAGTGTTAGACAAGTGCTTGTCACACTTTCCAGTATTGTGTGAACCCTGTAAATGGGGCCCATGTTAATATAATTTAGGGCACATGCCATGTTAAACATATGCCAGTAGCCATGGCAAATCTTTCCTCTCAATTTTCACCTACCCTCTGGTACAGTTTGTAGTTTTATGGTACAATAATACTGCAGAACTTTTAGACAAGCATGTCAGATTCCATTTTAAGTTTTCCCCAAATGATTACAGAGAATTTGTCTCCAATCATTTTGTACTATGACATTCTATTAAACATATGACTATTAAGTTAATTTTTCCTAGCCCAATTTTACTTTCTTCCGCAAAATGGTAGAAGTTTCTGTGTCTCAGAGGCAAAAATCAGCTGAAATCCAAGATGTACAGGTACTGTGTATCACAGAAGAGAAAAACTGTCTCAGATTCTAGAATTTTGAATAGCAGCCTAATACTGTAAATTTATTGAGAAGAAAATCATTTTGCAAAACTGGATTACAATTCATTTACCAAGATTTTGttttagcatttaaaaatcattttaataacaAGCCTGACCATAAAATCGTGGCACAACAGAAACGTAGGTTGTAAATGTGACATGGAATGCATAGAACTTTCCTGGGCGGACCAGCCACAGTAAATACAACAGTCATAATCATGAGTGTAAATTCACCTTCATAACTGGCTTTATCACCTATGAGATAAAGGATGTATATAAATATTAGAGAGAAACATTAAAAAACCCACATTCTTTAgaaatggggcgggggaggggtgcaTGTGTCTTTTCAGTTCGGTCAAAAATGAGTAAGTTGGGCCAAAAGGGCTTAATTCCTGTTCCTAAAATTTCCTATGAAAAAAGAAAGCATTGATGATTAGATGGCAGAAACTTCGTAAAATATCTACTAAGGAGCTAATTCCCAAAAGACAACGTGGTGTTTCAAAAAAACAGTGATTAACAGCATTAAACTTGAAGAAATAATGCTAGGAAGAATTCTCACCATTTCTGCTACTTTGATGATATCTATCAGCCACAAAAGCCCAGTTCATTAACTAAAATGGTAATCTGTCTACTGAGGTCTTTGGAGATAGAGTTTGGGTGGGATTCAGTTGACAAAGCAGCACAAAATAGTACGAAACATTTTTGAAACTTACAGTACAATGGCTCTGAGCCTATGTCTCTTCATTGAGGGTGGCAACAATTACCTAGATTGCATAATGCTGCTATATTCAatgtcatttaaacaaaaatacaaaccTGAAAAAATAAACCACTCACTGATTAAAACAGATACATTTGGCCTTCCAGCCCACCACCTCTGCACCAAACTTGCCATTTGCCACTCACTCAGTGCCTCACAAGATTATGAAACAGTGATATGCCTAAATTCAAAGGTTTCTAACCTATAACTGTCAAACCTAGATTTGCCCCAAAAATGGGACTATGAATATCCCATATCGTCTGAATGTGTCATGGCTATGGGACAGAGCTTCATACTGTGGATACATACTGCATTTTCTCAGCAATGTGTCTACTTAAACACCATTTTCCCATTCAAAATTTCTCTTCTTCTCATTCTTACAATCAACCAAACACCACATTTGTGAAACTAACTTAATTCTCCTCTCCTAAgtccaggaattttaaaaaagcaatctgAATGAGCAGCATTTGATATGATCCCCAGATTAAAATCATACcataaacaaacattaaaaccAGGCCTTCCTATATAAAAGAAGATATGTTTGGCTGACTTGAGATAGTTTATTTCCCTCTCCTAAGTCAGATCTCTCACTCACCTGTGACTTCATAACTCGAGCTGTTGAGTCTTCACCCCACAGGTGTATCCCTTTCTAACCCATTCCACACTTCCATCCAACTGAACTAAATGAAACCTTTAGAGCAGGAGTGTGGTATCTCAATGTCTTTGTTCAATAAGCCTAAGAGACATTGTGGAAGGGGAAAGGTAAGGTTTAAAAACTACTAAATAAATTACATAAAAGTTCTGAAATCAACACCACTTCTGAGGCAGCCTTGCCAGAGACCTCTTGGGTCCCTCTCTTCTCTGAAGCACCTTTTGAGTTGTATGGATGTAAGAATAACTTTAACTATAGAAGCTATTTGCATCTTTTTAGAATCACATTTTGATGATTATAAAATTTTATCTATTATACAACATAGGTCCAGCTACACTGAAAAAATTACACCGCTTATtgaaatacatttcattttagaAACAGACTACTAAATAGGTCTATACAAAAAACTCTAAAATAATTTCTGTAGTAAAATAAAGAGTGCATTAGGAGAGCTACACAAAcaaatttttttgtctttctctATAATGCTTGATATACTGTGATACGTGGCTGGCTCACTCCGTAGCCGGCACCAAAAGCTGAAAAGAATTCATTACGATACACAGTGATACAATTAATGCTCTGTATTAATCTCACAGCCTTTCTGATTAGTACAAAGGAAACCAGGCCTATCCCCTCTTTGAGGAGAAGTCCAGGATATAAAAGCAAGCATACCTCATCAGCTGATATGAAATTATAAAATTCCACAAGTCTCAGTATTTGAAATTTATAAGAGTCACCAGAAGAACGCAAGCAAATTGGGTTTCAGTCCCTTTGGTTCCCCTGGTTCAAATGATCACTGCTGATCCAATGGAATTTTCTTGTTCGTTAACTGATTCATGAGTGTACCAGGACCTTCCAAGTGGGGACAAAGAGGATTGAAAGATCTTCACTAGCTCTCCCTCTGCAATTTTCAGGAGGGCACGTTTCCATGTGcataaaagaggaaaaacagctgGCAGGAGGAAAAGGTGTTAGTGGTGTTgtgctgaaatgtttttttctgccAGGTGTCGCAGAAAGTTGTCCTCACTCTGGCCTCTATGATTTAAAGGCTCACTCTTAAaaagggctggaggtgggggcaaATGAGGGACTGGGGGGACCGGGAGATGGTGTGGATGGTGTGGGTGAGGGTGAAGATGAAGGTGTGAATACGGATGGGGGATGGGACGTGGAGGGAGCGTGTTCACTGGGTTCAGGTTGatgggtggagttggggtggtggGTGTGTTTGCTACAGAAAGGACTGCAGTAGCAGGAGAAGTTGTGGTAAGTGGGATCTGAACAGCAGGTGGCACATTAACGGGGCTTGTGACCCGGAAGCACTTCTCCTTGTGCGCCTTGAGCATGTTGGAAAAGCGAAATCGCTGGCCACACACATCACATGGGTAAGGCTTCTCCCCTGTGTGAGTTCTGCGGTGTCTCTTCATGTTTGGGCGGCTGGTGAAGCTTTTGCCACAGATTTCACAGATAAAAGGCTTCTCTCCTATAAGATAAACACAGCAGCCGGTTAGGCTGAACGCTTCTGCTAACATAATTTACTTCAGCTATAAGTGGTCAATGAGTTGTATATTCCACAGACTGCACTCTTCCCTACTTATGGCCAAACTAAAAACACAACCGACACTGCTTTCCCAAAAAAGCCCTCAATCTTTGTgagctcctctcccagcttcaTAGTCTGGTGCCTGAGGAGAATTCTAAAAATGTTGAGTAATGGGCTTCTTCAAACCACAGTAACATGAAGAGAAACATGCACAACCACTCATTTTTGCAGTTGAAACACAGTATACAGGGCAGTGGGAGAGGAGGTTAGGTGTCATAAGTTACTGGATGGATATGGGTTGAATCTGACTTCAGGCATAAGTTTGGTGGGACTGATGCACATGGAAGAGTTGGCATGTTAATGCCCTGGAGGTGTGTGGACTTTTCTTAGATATGTTCTTACCAGTGTGTGTTTTCATGTGCTCATCGAAGTACTGTTTCATGTTGAAGTCTTTGCCACACCACTGGCACATGAACTGTTTGTGCCCAATGTGGATGCTCATGTGGGAACGCAGCTGGTACTTGTACTGAAACCTTTCATCACAGTTCTGCAACAGACACAGACCTTGACTTTCAGTCATCTCTGGTAAGGAAGCAACGAAGTTGCAGAAGGATATTCTACTGCTGCATATATAGAAACCCAGAAGACCACCCTAAAGCAGTACAAAGGTAGACCCCCCATGCACACAGAAAACATACAATCTAGAGATGATTTAACAATAGGCCATCCAGTTAAAAATGCGTATATGAAACACACACCATTGATacccacactgtgtgtgtgtgtggggaggaaggatCCATTATTAGGAGCATTATCTTGTGTACCCAGGAGGTACGGCATTAAAGAGATTTATGAAAACTCAGGGCTTTGAAACTGCTCATCAGATACCTAATGGCCACAAGTAATATGAAAAATGGCTCTCCATTACACTCACTAACAGGGTGTTTCATTAGAAAGCCCAATGTATTCCTTGCACTGCTGAAGAGGGAAAACAATGAGCTCTTCCACCAGCACTGTCTCTGTATTCTGTTGAGTCCTATTGTAGTTTGGCATGCAGGTTTCTGGTAAATTTACAACTACACCTTCCTCCCCCCAAGCTAAGGCAGAAAGGGATGCTTTGTTTCTTCATCCTCCCCAACACTGATGAAAGTGAAGGCAAGCtttgttttcctccatttttcCTGAAGATGCTAAGAGATCTGGATAATTGGTCTAAAGGTTTCTTCCTACTCTCCTTCATTCCTGGTTTTGGAAAGAAAGGGAGAGCTTCTTACCCTCTTTACCCTCTCACTCTCAAAACCAATACCATTTTTCTGCCCCCTCAGTATTCCCAGCAAAAGAAAACGACACACAGTAATTGGCTACTTCCACTGCAGCACTGAACCAAACCAGATTCTTGACAGTTTTGCATTACTTCTACCTGAACTTATGCTCTGCTCTCCCCAGAGAGTACCTTTTTTTCCCATGCCTTAATACAATTGCACCTCATTGCATAGATAAGACATTTTCACATTTGTAGCTTCACATTGGTGGGTACTAGATGCATATGCCTCATACCATGTCAACACTTAATTAAAGTGGCTGCCTCACCTCACATCTGAAAGGTTTCTCTCCAGAATGCTGAAGGGAATGCACTTTGAGTGACATACTGCGTTTGAACGATTTTCCACAGGTTTCACATGTAAATGGCATATCCTTTGTATGTGCTGCAACATATATATTACATTATGTAGAAAAGGTTactaaaaatgcaaaaaacaaataTTACTTCACTCAAAATCTCTCATTCTGGAGTCCTGAGGAGAAAGACTGATACTATAgaggtgaatactatctggtgtTCCCAGTACTATGAATGTACATTTTTAGTTTCCCTCTACTAACAGATTAAGCTAAGGAAGTCAGGCTACTTGCGTTATAGATTAGATATTAAAAACGGTTAAAGACCAGGAAGACAACAAAGTATCAGGCTCAGCAAACATAAGCAGCAAGAACTCACCAACCATGTGCTTCCGCACATGGGCCATTGTGTAGAACTTTTTTTCGCAGATCTCACAAGAGAactttttttctgcatatccatGAACAATCTTGATGTGTTCGTGGAGAGACCAGAGCTTCTTGAACGATTTCTTACAGGAAACACACTGAATGAATGGGACAAACAAGGAAGCTTAATTCACAAAGAGTTTCAAAGCCACAAGTCAGCAGAGATAAGGCACGTATCATGCTCAAGGAAGAATGTCCCCAAAACAAGGAAGGTAGTCAGAATCCCAACATGTACTTCACTGTTTTTAAGAATCTGGTAAATGTAGACACACTTACAAGGAGTACAGACCAAAGAATAGTGGAATGAGGGAACAGAAGCTAACTCACTTGCAGTTTGGTGCCATCTGCTGACATCTCAAGAGCAGTGCAGCAACTACATTACAGTATCCTGTTTCCAAAACCCAGTGGTATCTACAGGGTCAGTTCAAGTTAGGTTGGACTGTCCAGTCAGATTCTAGTATTGAGAGGAGAGGTCTAGAATGTCCAGATCAGTGTTCTTGTTCAGTGCCAAAAAGCAAGAAAACTTGCAGGCTTTGCATAACTCTTGGAATGTCTCTTTACTTTTCTTGGCAGCAGAACTACATAGGAAGAAACATCTTAATGCCAGAGCTCAAACTCCAGCAACAAGCCCAAAGGAGACAGCAATACAGGGCCAGAATTTAGATCCAGTTCTACAGAGGTGAAAGCCTAATATACTAACTCATGGAGACAAACTACTTCTTACTCAAGAACCTTGTTTGCCTTGTCTTCAAGACCATTTTATATAGGGAAATATGCAGTACATGACCTCTCAATTCAAACCCCAACCCCAGCATTACCATGAAATCTCCAGACAGGATCAAGGACAACCATCTCACATACACCC
This is a stretch of genomic DNA from Chelonoidis abingdonii isolate Lonesome George chromosome 21, CheloAbing_2.0, whole genome shotgun sequence. It encodes these proteins:
- the ZNF652 gene encoding zinc finger protein 652, producing MSQTANSCQQLVENSAVHVAGMAQEESHRGQMPPTFYHAASQELDLSTKVYKRESESPYSVLVDSKMSKPHLHEREEQPYFRENRSVGEVRAVKEDRENSDNSEEEEEEEDEVTYKREQIIVEVNLNNQTLNVSKGEKGVPSQSKETAVLKTSSEEEEGDSGEEATEDSNDDEENERQKKKEKRVEKVSVTQRRTRRAASAAAATTSPSPRTTRGRRKSVEPPKRKKKAAKEPKAPVQKSKCEEKETLTCEKCPRVFNTRWYLEKHMNVTHRRMQICNKCGKKFVLESELSLHQQTDCEKNIQCVSCKKSFKKLWSLHEHIKIVHGYAEKKFSCEICEKKFYTMAHVRKHMVAHTKDMPFTCETCGKSFKRSMSLKVHSLQHSGEKPFRCENCDERFQYKYQLRSHMSIHIGHKQFMCQWCGKDFNMKQYFDEHMKTHTGEKPFICEICGKSFTSRPNMKRHRRTHTGEKPYPCDVCGQRFRFSNMLKAHKEKCFRVTSPVNVPPAVQIPLTTTSPATAVLSVANTPTTPTPPINLNPVNTLPPRPIPHPYSHLHLHPHPHHPHHLPVPPVPHLPPPPALFKSEPLNHRGQSEDNFLRHLAEKNISAQHH